The proteins below come from a single Halobacteriovorax sp. DA5 genomic window:
- a CDS encoding LysM peptidoglycan-binding domain-containing protein — protein MDIRIEKNLPLLLFFLSFTLCQSCISTDASLSEASESESYVGEETFLESSDFIVDDDSEILTVSDRQKIEDAELMNALEDRVTEEQSATQKIVEPNELLEYQTKKNETLMLIAFNIYGDYRKWREIASLNEDILGGSYDLSHRPILRYRKPLKPYTPPIGNPYLIKSGDSLSRISKKVYGNWREWPVIYKNNPQQIRDPDLIFAGFTLYYPSLNKMALQLY, from the coding sequence TCTTTTATTCTTTTTGTCATTTACCTTATGCCAATCCTGTATCAGCACTGATGCATCATTGAGTGAGGCAAGTGAGTCTGAAAGCTATGTGGGAGAAGAAACATTTTTAGAAAGTTCAGATTTCATCGTTGATGATGATAGTGAGATTTTGACTGTTTCTGATCGACAGAAAATTGAAGACGCCGAATTAATGAACGCGTTAGAAGACCGTGTGACCGAAGAGCAATCTGCTACTCAAAAGATTGTCGAACCAAATGAACTTCTTGAATATCAGACTAAGAAAAATGAAACCTTGATGCTTATTGCTTTCAATATTTATGGTGACTATCGAAAGTGGCGTGAGATTGCTTCTCTTAATGAAGACATTCTTGGAGGAAGCTATGATCTTTCCCATCGCCCTATCTTAAGATACCGAAAACCCCTCAAGCCTTACACTCCACCTATAGGAAATCCCTATCTCATCAAGAGTGGCGATTCATTAAGTCGTATCAGCAAAAAGGTTTACGGCAATTGGCGTGAATGGCCTGTCATTTATAAGAATAATCCTCAGCAGATTCGTGATCCCGACCTTATATTTGCTGGCTTTACCTTGTATTACCCATCACTCAATAAAATGGCCCTTCAGCTCTATTAA
- a CDS encoding helix-turn-helix domain-containing protein: MKNKNGDLTVQEASERLGVTPRSIINYINAKEIEAVKVGKSWFIRRASLDSFSIRFGIGRSVSSSPSTKEKVETNFPNDSENAEKEESSGKSFSVKNLRLFAKAKDILGALEFDQSEANANLKERLEDLKLSAIELLGAGYYSFEPKNKKNLYNESRQKVGAILALSYFNLTDCEASLKLVREIEDDLLPAYSALIKRMDRRNEKHKSI, encoded by the coding sequence ATGAAAAATAAAAATGGTGATTTAACCGTTCAGGAGGCTTCAGAGCGGCTCGGAGTCACGCCTCGGTCAATTATTAACTACATCAACGCCAAGGAGATCGAGGCGGTTAAAGTTGGAAAATCATGGTTTATTAGAAGAGCTTCATTAGACTCTTTTTCAATCAGATTTGGCATTGGAAGAAGTGTTTCATCGTCACCCTCCACCAAGGAGAAAGTAGAAACAAACTTTCCGAATGATTCGGAAAATGCGGAAAAAGAGGAAAGTTCCGGAAAATCATTTTCTGTTAAAAATTTGAGACTTTTTGCTAAGGCCAAGGATATTTTGGGGGCTCTAGAGTTTGATCAATCAGAGGCTAATGCAAACTTAAAGGAGCGCTTGGAGGATTTGAAACTCTCTGCGATTGAATTGCTTGGCGCTGGGTACTACTCTTTTGAGCCAAAAAACAAAAAAAATCTCTATAATGAATCAAGGCAAAAGGTGGGCGCCATTCTTGCTTTGTCTTATTTCAACTTAACAGATTGTGAAGCCTCTCTAAAGCTCGTTCGTGAAATTGAAGATGATCTTCTCCCTGCATATTCAGCACTTATAAAAAGAATGGATCGAAGAAATGAAAAGC